One part of the Microbacterium aurugineum genome encodes these proteins:
- a CDS encoding sensor histidine kinase, with the protein MARRRERTPLRQRISRRTAALVALGAAAAALYAVLVSLQTVLYGTPLPLSFILGAALCASPLLALSRPALAIGLFTAAALTLPLTVVTEIAVESPWPWSVPALLTFVLFVGVVTFVHGGRLGAFALLLGAIASLLAPVIRPDLVARPESSASATADLIVTTAVAAAMFLIAALVAGRVRVAAELTREKEHSALEEARRALVEERTRIARELHDVVAHSMSVIQVQASTARYRIPELGDVATAEFDDIAATARSSLTEMRRMLGVLRTEDQGAELAPQQGIDDIPALVDSIRRAGVEVGLVLEGGDTTNAEPAVQIAAFRIVQEALSNAVRHAPGARIAVRLHADARAVHIRVHNAAPPHRPDGHGGGYGLRGMRERAEILGGSLSAGPAEDGGWDVDAVLPVAPGSTASSLDKENP; encoded by the coding sequence ATGGCACGCCGACGCGAGCGCACACCTTTGCGCCAACGCATCAGCCGCCGCACCGCCGCCCTCGTGGCCTTGGGTGCGGCGGCCGCGGCGCTGTACGCCGTCCTGGTGTCGCTGCAGACCGTGTTGTACGGAACACCGCTGCCCCTGTCGTTCATCCTCGGTGCCGCTCTGTGCGCTTCGCCGCTGCTCGCACTCTCCCGCCCGGCATTGGCCATCGGCCTCTTCACGGCGGCCGCCCTCACCCTGCCCCTCACGGTCGTCACCGAGATCGCAGTCGAGTCCCCGTGGCCGTGGTCCGTCCCCGCACTCCTGACGTTCGTGCTCTTCGTGGGCGTCGTCACCTTCGTCCACGGCGGACGACTCGGCGCGTTCGCCCTGCTCCTCGGTGCGATCGCGTCGCTTCTCGCGCCGGTCATCCGCCCCGACCTGGTGGCGCGGCCGGAGTCCTCGGCGAGTGCCACAGCCGACCTCATCGTCACGACGGCGGTCGCCGCCGCGATGTTCCTCATCGCGGCTCTGGTCGCCGGTCGCGTCCGGGTCGCCGCCGAGCTGACGCGCGAGAAGGAGCACAGCGCGCTCGAGGAAGCCAGGCGCGCCCTCGTCGAGGAGCGCACCCGGATCGCCCGCGAGCTGCATGACGTCGTCGCGCACAGCATGTCGGTGATCCAGGTCCAGGCGTCGACCGCGCGGTACCGCATCCCCGAGTTGGGCGACGTGGCGACGGCCGAGTTCGACGACATCGCCGCGACCGCGCGCAGCTCGCTCACCGAGATGCGACGGATGCTCGGTGTCCTCCGAACCGAGGATCAGGGTGCCGAGCTGGCCCCCCAGCAGGGCATCGACGACATCCCTGCCCTGGTCGACAGCATCCGGCGCGCCGGTGTCGAGGTCGGCCTCGTGCTCGAAGGCGGAGACACGACGAACGCCGAACCCGCCGTGCAGATCGCCGCGTTCCGTATCGTCCAGGAAGCACTGAGCAATGCGGTCCGCCACGCGCCCGGCGCAAGGATCGCGGTGCGGTTGCACGCGGACGCTCGCGCCGTCCACATCCGTGTGCACAACGCCGCGCCGCCGCACCGTCCTGATGGTCACGGAGGCGGCTACGGCCTGCGTGGCATGCGGGAACGCGCCGAGATCCTCGGCGGGAGCCTCTCCGCCGGCCCCGCGGAGGACGGCGGGTGGGATGTCGACGCCGTCCTTCCCGTCGCCCCCGGTAGCACCGCCTCTTCCCTCGACAAGGAGAATCCGTGA
- a CDS encoding DedA family protein: MDILNELIMQAIASPWLYVVLFAVTVIDGFFPPVPSETVLVAAAAVTASTGEGNLLLLGVVAAVGAAIGDNLAFLIGRAIGTTRFAWMRRPRVAATFAYAQHALDRRSATLILGARYIPVGRVAVNMSAGALGFPWRRFLPLSLIAGTSWSVFSLAIGLLAGAWIKDQPLLSGGLGIVIALVVGLVIDRIAAARRRRAPAAQLAG, from the coding sequence GTGGACATCCTCAACGAGCTCATCATGCAGGCCATCGCCTCCCCCTGGCTGTACGTGGTCCTCTTCGCGGTCACGGTCATCGATGGCTTCTTCCCGCCCGTGCCCAGTGAGACCGTGCTCGTCGCCGCGGCGGCCGTCACCGCGTCGACGGGCGAGGGGAATCTCCTGCTCCTCGGTGTGGTCGCGGCGGTCGGTGCCGCGATCGGCGACAACCTCGCTTTCCTGATCGGGCGGGCGATCGGCACCACACGCTTCGCCTGGATGCGGCGCCCCCGGGTCGCCGCCACCTTCGCCTACGCCCAGCATGCACTCGACCGACGCAGCGCCACTCTGATCCTCGGCGCCCGCTACATCCCGGTGGGGCGCGTCGCCGTCAACATGTCCGCCGGCGCTCTCGGCTTCCCCTGGCGGCGGTTCCTCCCGTTGAGCCTGATCGCCGGCACCAGCTGGAGTGTGTTCAGCCTCGCGATCGGCCTGCTCGCCGGTGCCTGGATCAAGGATCAGCCGCTGCTCAGCGGCGGCCTCGGGATCGTCATCGCCCTCGTCGTCGGGCTCGTGATCGACCGGATCGCCGCAGCCCGTCGCCGCCGCGCCCCGGCCGCGCAACTGGCAGGATGA